In one window of Spiroplasma corruscae DNA:
- the ruvB gene encoding Holliday junction branch migration DNA helicase RuvB, whose translation MKIINNLRPKSFDEYIGQKNVVENLKIFIESAKKRCVSLDHIILNGNSGLGKTSLAYLIASTMNKKIFVLNGTSLQKPSDIISPLTSIKEGEFLFIDEVHACSKEVFEVLYPVLEDNRINVIIGKEYNSKIINVKINSFTLIVATTEINKLALPFINRFPINLNFKEYNANEIEKILNINANKMQMQLTDSNYKLLATYCKNNPRVAINLLKRIYDYLTMNNDQKINNDKLLEILKKLEIYKYGISQQEIDYLIILQRYNTLGLENISHLLSISQQLIITSIEPILYKNNLINKTPKGRIITQKGIEYLKNYNKT comes from the coding sequence ATGAAAATAATTAATAATTTAAGACCTAAGTCGTTTGACGAATATATTGGACAAAAAAATGTTGTTGAAAACCTAAAAATATTTATTGAGTCAGCTAAAAAACGTTGTGTTTCATTAGATCATATAATTTTAAATGGGAATAGTGGGTTAGGTAAAACGAGTTTAGCTTATTTAATTGCAAGTACTATGAATAAGAAAATATTTGTATTAAATGGTACCAGTCTACAAAAACCAAGTGATATAATATCCCCTTTAACTTCTATAAAAGAAGGGGAGTTCCTTTTTATTGATGAGGTACATGCATGTTCTAAAGAAGTGTTTGAAGTTTTGTACCCAGTACTTGAAGATAATAGAATTAATGTAATAATTGGTAAAGAATATAATTCTAAAATAATTAATGTAAAAATAAATAGTTTTACATTAATAGTAGCAACAACAGAAATTAATAAATTAGCATTGCCATTTATTAATAGATTTCCTATAAACCTTAATTTTAAAGAATATAATGCAAATGAAATAGAGAAAATTTTAAATATAAATGCAAATAAAATGCAAATGCAATTAACTGATAGCAACTACAAATTATTAGCAACATATTGTAAAAATAACCCTAGAGTTGCAATAAATCTATTAAAAAGAATATATGATTATTTAACAATGAATAATGATCAAAAAATAAATAATGATAAGTTATTAGAGATACTAAAAAAACTAGAAATTTATAAATATGGTATTTCGCAGCAAGAAATTGATTATTTAATAATTTTACAAAGATATAATACACTAGGTTTAGAAAATATATCACATTTATTATCAATTTCTCAACAATTAATTATAACAAGCATAGAACCAATTTTATATAAAAATAATTTAATTAATAAAACACCAAAAGGTAGAATTATTACACAAAAAGGCATTGAGTATTTGAAAAATTATAATAAAACATAA
- a CDS encoding lipoprotein has product MKKILVLLSSISIFSTTSSFVVSCGDESTTEKIALGTIITELNLGELAKDSSNTSVNRPSKETIYNKLAELHNEKWSEKNISFKLEDFEIPEKEWNDKNASITALESSNYKGKVLVSYSTK; this is encoded by the coding sequence ATGAAGAAAATATTAGTATTATTATCATCAATTAGTATCTTTTCAACTACAAGTTCATTTGTTGTATCTTGTGGTGATGAATCAACTACTGAAAAAATTGCATTAGGTACAATAATTACAGAACTTAATTTAGGAGAACTAGCTAAGGATAGTTCTAATACATCAGTAAATAGACCTTCAAAAGAAACAATATATAATAAATTAGCTGAATTACATAATGAAAAATGAAGTGAAAAAAATATAAGTTTTAAATTAGAAGATTTTGAGATACCTGAAAAAGAATGAAATGATAAAAATGCTTCTATAACAGCATTAGAGAGTAGTAATTATAAAGGGAAAGTTTTAGTTAGTTATAGTACAAAATAA
- a CDS encoding rod shape-determining protein: protein MGKSFTRKPIFVSMDLGTANTLVYINGQGIVYNEPSIVAYKINENRIIAVGKEAYKMIGKGNKNIRVIKPMVNGVITDIRATEAQLKYIFEKLRVTKTLKNSIMLLACPSVITELEKSALKKIAYNFGAKDVFIEEEVKMAALGGGVNIYAPVGNLIIDTGGGTTDVAVLASGDIVLSKSIKVAGNYLNEECQKFIRSQYGLEIGSKTAEAIKINIGSLSIFPDERRMKVYGRDVVSGLPREVEITPEEVREVLKVPVSRIVDLTVQVLEDTPPELAGDIFRNGITICGGGALIKGIDKYFADTLQLPTKIGEQPLLSVINGTKKFVAEVWHMIELLRKNYSKEII, encoded by the coding sequence ATGGGGAAATCATTTACACGCAAACCAATTTTTGTTTCAATGGATTTAGGAACTGCAAATACATTAGTTTATATTAATGGACAGGGTATAGTTTATAATGAACCATCAATTGTTGCCTATAAAATAAATGAAAATAGAATTATTGCTGTTGGTAAAGAAGCTTATAAAATGATTGGAAAAGGTAACAAGAATATCAGAGTAATTAAACCTATGGTTAATGGAGTGATAACAGATATTAGAGCTACAGAGGCGCAGTTAAAATATATATTTGAAAAGTTAAGAGTAACTAAAACATTAAAAAACTCAATTATGTTGCTAGCATGCCCATCAGTTATTACAGAACTTGAAAAATCGGCACTTAAAAAAATAGCATATAACTTTGGTGCAAAAGATGTTTTTATAGAAGAAGAAGTTAAAATGGCTGCACTTGGTGGTGGTGTAAATATATACGCACCAGTTGGTAATTTAATAATTGATACAGGTGGAGGGACTACTGATGTTGCAGTTTTAGCATCTGGAGATATTGTATTATCAAAATCAATAAAAGTAGCGGGTAATTATTTAAATGAAGAGTGTCAAAAGTTCATTAGATCTCAATATGGACTTGAAATTGGTTCAAAAACAGCAGAAGCAATAAAAATTAATATTGGTTCATTAAGTATTTTTCCAGATGAAAGAAGGATGAAGGTTTATGGACGTGATGTTGTTTCAGGGCTTCCAAGAGAAGTTGAAATCACACCAGAAGAAGTAAGAGAAGTATTAAAAGTACCAGTATCTAGAATAGTTGATTTAACAGTTCAAGTGCTTGAAGATACGCCTCCTGAACTAGCTGGAGATATTTTTAGAAATGGTATCACAATTTGTGGTGGTGGTGCTTTAATAAAAGGTATTGATAAATATTTTGCTGATACTTTACAATTGCCTACTAAAATCGGAGAACAACCATTATTATCAGTAATTAATGGTACTAAGAAGTTTGTAGCAGAAGTTTGACATATGATTGAACTATTAAGAAAAAACTACTCAAAAGAAATTATATAA
- a CDS encoding HAD-IIB family hydrolase, translated as MSNNNIIAASDIDGTILYKWDEISIENKKSLLEFQKNSNYALTLATGRNYFIVDFLVKELDIKLPIVCSNGSSVIDPVTKKYIMKNHFNKDEIKVVMEEFYKTSINFVMHNDFRAHIVKNDAWYDQFVLKKSNLDLLNKNDEQIIYVYDSLEKMINESIENDNEFVNIVLDCDTKEKIDTANKLIKKLDLQGVQFDYPSGAKIEVYKKNVNKSYGLRSLLSYLNVKEDNLYVFGDNVNDICMFEDFKNSYAVDNAIFKLKSLAKEIIGNVREGAVGNKLNQLIKEGINFNI; from the coding sequence ATGTCAAATAATAACATAATTGCTGCATCAGATATTGATGGTACTATTTTATATAAATGAGACGAAATATCAATCGAGAATAAAAAAAGTCTATTAGAATTTCAAAAAAACTCAAATTATGCCTTAACTTTAGCAACAGGTAGAAATTATTTTATAGTTGATTTCTTGGTTAAGGAATTAGATATTAAATTACCGATAGTTTGTTCAAATGGGTCTTCAGTAATAGACCCAGTTACAAAAAAATATATTATGAAAAATCATTTTAATAAGGATGAAATCAAAGTTGTTATGGAAGAATTTTATAAAACTAGTATAAATTTTGTAATGCACAATGACTTTAGGGCTCATATTGTAAAAAATGATGCTTGATATGATCAATTTGTATTAAAAAAATCAAATCTTGATTTATTGAACAAAAATGATGAACAAATAATATATGTTTATGATTCATTAGAGAAAATGATTAATGAAAGTATTGAAAATGATAATGAATTTGTAAATATAGTTTTAGATTGTGATACTAAGGAAAAAATCGATACTGCAAATAAATTAATTAAAAAACTTGATTTGCAAGGTGTTCAATTTGATTATCCTAGTGGAGCAAAAATAGAAGTTTATAAAAAAAATGTTAATAAAAGCTATGGACTAAGAAGTTTATTAAGTTATTTAAATGTTAAAGAAGATAATTTATATGTCTTTGGAGATAATGTAAATGATATATGCATGTTTGAAGATTTCAAAAATTCGTATGCAGTAGATAATGCAATATTTAAATTAAAATCGCTTGCAAAAGAAATTATTGGTAATGTTAGAGAAGGTGCTGTTGGTAATAAACTAAATCAGTTAATAAAAGAAGGTATTAATTTTAATATATAA
- the yihA gene encoding ribosome biogenesis GTP-binding protein YihA/YsxC — MEFTKIKNAKFIKSAASKDGWIEDDIKEVCFIGRSNVGKSTFINTLTNNKKLAKTSSTPGKTRLLNFFDINNGSFRIVDAPGYGFARVSADIRLSFAKMMEEFLINRKNLIFICQLVDLRHKPTTEDVEMYNYFKYHQIKVFVVATKKDKCKKNDIKKNEKIIKETLKLSSEDNFISISSVSKENLNEVLIIFNNYFNESD; from the coding sequence ATGGAATTTACAAAGATTAAAAATGCAAAATTTATTAAATCAGCAGCTTCAAAAGATGGTTGAATTGAAGATGATATTAAAGAAGTTTGCTTCATTGGAAGAAGTAATGTTGGTAAATCCACATTTATAAATACACTTACTAACAATAAAAAATTAGCTAAAACTTCATCAACGCCAGGTAAAACTAGATTATTAAATTTCTTTGATATTAATAACGGTTCATTTAGAATTGTTGATGCACCCGGTTATGGTTTTGCAAGAGTTAGTGCTGATATTAGGTTAAGTTTTGCAAAAATGATGGAAGAGTTTTTAATTAATAGAAAAAATCTTATTTTCATATGTCAATTGGTAGATTTAAGACATAAACCAACAACAGAAGATGTAGAAATGTATAATTATTTTAAGTATCATCAAATAAAAGTATTTGTTGTTGCTACAAAAAAAGACAAATGCAAAAAAAATGATATTAAAAAAAATGAAAAAATAATTAAAGAAACTTTAAAATTGAGTTCAGAAGACAATTTTATTTCAATTTCATCAGTAAGTAAAGAAAATTTGAATGAAGTATTAATTATTTTTAATAATTACTTTAATGAAAGTGATTAA
- a CDS encoding ABC transporter ATP-binding protein, protein MLKYEEKTKLEIAQQILDEKKQHGYLYLLLSYLKNHPWSAFLIFFLSMLGSGLAVSIPLMMQQTLLCINKLKDDETTATTSFLIWQFGWKEWIYLQLVVYILLAIFVFTRNVTVGKLGRDIEIHLRNETLKALITQDISYYSNQKIGEILTKIGADTWLIGEQTRVIPTMMLMAVFNFFGSAIVLLIVDWKLGIIAMSFISFGLAIMFFFLKRVGKWVGKLRTTITYVNGDVTDRIGTIRLIKASGTEEYEKNRFKEIHGEFYDTVKKFFKRLSFVMTGAFTTVMAVQLVVLTSAYGFYYDDLTHLIIISTTFIAGLGTMTSPIYLMLRSAFGFMMANECTRRVYQITSSTSRLDPHFYKGQGKLLETINKDIVFKGVSFNYPEKPEVNVLPKFDFIFEKGKSYAFVGETGSGKSSIAKLLLRFYDPTEGDILINGEDNLKDLNLKSYLDLVGYVEQEPQIMYGTVKENIMYTNPEASDLEVIAASKKANLHNLVMSWPNKYNTILGERGFMLSGGQKQRLVIARMFLKNPELLILDEATSALDNIVEKEIQEELDKLMANRTSISIAHRLSTIKNCNKIIVLARGKGVVQMGTFNELKNVEGHFKNLYEAGLMKEEKEEKQNVL, encoded by the coding sequence ATGTTAAAGTATGAAGAAAAAACAAAATTAGAAATAGCACAACAAATACTTGATGAAAAAAAACAACACGGTTATCTTTATTTATTATTATCATATTTAAAAAATCATCCTTGATCAGCATTTCTTATATTTTTTCTATCGATGTTAGGAAGTGGTTTGGCTGTTTCAATTCCTTTGATGATGCAACAAACTTTATTATGTATTAATAAATTAAAAGACGATGAAACAACAGCAACTACTAGTTTTTTAATATGACAATTTGGTTGAAAAGAATGGATATATTTACAATTAGTTGTTTATATACTTTTAGCAATTTTTGTATTTACAAGAAATGTTACTGTTGGTAAATTGGGAAGAGATATTGAGATACATTTAAGAAACGAAACTTTAAAAGCATTGATTACTCAAGATATTTCTTACTATAGTAATCAAAAAATAGGCGAGATTCTTACCAAGATTGGTGCTGATACTTGACTAATCGGTGAACAAACAAGAGTTATACCAACAATGATGTTAATGGCTGTTTTTAACTTCTTTGGTTCTGCAATTGTATTATTAATAGTTGATTGAAAGTTAGGTATTATAGCGATGAGTTTTATATCTTTTGGTTTGGCTATTATGTTTTTCTTTTTAAAAAGAGTAGGAAAATGAGTAGGAAAATTGAGAACTACAATAACTTATGTAAATGGTGATGTTACTGATAGAATTGGTACTATAAGGCTTATTAAAGCAAGTGGTACTGAAGAATATGAAAAAAATCGTTTTAAAGAAATTCATGGTGAATTTTATGATACAGTAAAAAAATTCTTTAAAAGGTTAAGTTTTGTTATGACTGGTGCATTTACTACAGTTATGGCAGTTCAATTAGTTGTTTTAACTTCTGCATATGGTTTTTATTATGATGATCTAACACATTTAATTATAATTTCTACTACTTTTATTGCTGGTCTAGGTACAATGACATCTCCAATATATTTAATGTTAAGGTCTGCATTTGGTTTTATGATGGCAAACGAATGTACAAGAAGGGTTTATCAAATAACTAGTTCTACTTCAAGACTTGATCCTCATTTTTATAAAGGACAAGGTAAATTATTAGAAACAATTAATAAGGATATTGTATTCAAAGGTGTCTCTTTCAACTATCCTGAAAAACCTGAAGTTAATGTTTTACCTAAGTTTGATTTTATATTTGAAAAGGGTAAAAGCTATGCTTTTGTTGGTGAAACTGGAAGTGGGAAATCATCAATTGCTAAGTTATTATTAAGATTTTATGATCCAACAGAAGGTGATATCTTAATTAATGGCGAAGATAATCTAAAAGATTTAAATTTAAAGTCTTATTTAGACTTAGTTGGATATGTAGAACAAGAACCTCAAATTATGTATGGAACTGTAAAAGAAAATATTATGTATACAAACCCAGAAGCTTCTGATTTAGAAGTTATAGCAGCATCTAAAAAAGCTAATTTACATAATTTAGTAATGTCTTGACCTAATAAATACAATACAATTCTAGGAGAGCGTGGATTTATGTTAAGTGGTGGTCAAAAACAACGTTTAGTAATTGCAAGAATGTTCTTAAAAAATCCAGAACTATTAATTTTAGATGAAGCAACAAGTGCCTTAGATAATATCGTTGAAAAAGAAATACAAGAAGAGTTAGATAAATTAATGGCTAATAGAACTAGTATTTCAATTGCACATAGACTATCAACAATAAAAAATTGTAATAAAATAATAGTTTTAGCAAGAGGAAAAGGTGTTGTACAAATGGGAACCTTTAACGAATTAAAAAATGTTGAAGGGCACTTTAAAAATTTATATGAAGCTGGATTAATGAAAGAAGAAAAAGAAGAAAAACAAAATGTATTGTAG
- a CDS encoding ABC transporter ATP-binding protein, translating to MQKVEERVKFFSKDKFKKYGELLKGSIKAYPYLFCIYVFLAIVDTALFSCMALVISNFVKNITNEGGNYLLGFTMHWWGWVALGWSMVILYAIVEYFFNYVGGVLTRKIEIWLRVKCLKTLVDVDLTFYSKNQIGNYMTKIIGDSQGAADGLNEWSNNFIYIIIMFVLISIIMFNLDPIIASIALGVFVFLLVISLMVFFEYRKSMIVSLDYKQNLDADNTDRLMNIRLIKSSGTELNELERIKENNKKYGKKINKTVWLGTILIIFANFLGWILPGIITISIILIYNDTYTLAQISSLIIPFISTVTILTGAMFLIPIILRSLSVSMNCNWRLNYIYTQKSIIKYVEEPIKIDKIDKIELKDIEFIYPESPEKVILPKTTLTFERGKSYAFVGETGSGKSTIAKVLLRFYDPSQGQVLVNGIDLKEVDMPSYLDKIGYVEQEPQILYGTVMDNIRYAKFNATDDEVIEAAKKASLHNFIMTLSDKYDTILGERGFIFSGGQKQRLVIARMFLKNPELLILDEATSALDNIVEKEVQAQLDKLIVGRTTIVIAHRLSTIRDCDQIVVLGGNAGGIVQIGSFDELIKQKGRFNDLYNAGLMG from the coding sequence ATGCAAAAAGTAGAAGAAAGGGTAAAGTTTTTTTCAAAAGATAAATTTAAAAAATATGGAGAATTATTAAAAGGTTCAATCAAGGCATATCCATATTTATTTTGTATATATGTTTTTTTAGCTATAGTTGATACAGCTTTGTTTTCATGTATGGCATTAGTAATTTCTAATTTTGTAAAGAATATCACCAATGAGGGTGGAAATTATCTATTAGGATTCACAATGCATTGATGAGGTTGGGTTGCTTTAGGTTGATCCATGGTTATTTTATATGCAATAGTTGAATATTTTTTTAACTATGTAGGTGGAGTCTTAACAAGAAAAATTGAAATATGATTAAGAGTTAAATGTTTAAAAACACTTGTTGATGTTGATTTAACATTTTATTCTAAAAACCAAATTGGAAACTACATGACTAAAATAATCGGTGATTCACAAGGTGCTGCTGATGGTTTAAATGAGTGATCAAATAACTTTATATACATAATAATAATGTTTGTATTAATTAGTATAATCATGTTTAACTTAGACCCAATTATCGCAAGTATTGCACTTGGTGTATTTGTTTTTTTACTTGTTATTTCATTAATGGTATTTTTTGAGTATCGTAAATCAATGATTGTTTCACTTGATTATAAACAAAATTTGGACGCAGATAATACTGATAGACTAATGAACATCAGACTTATAAAATCAAGTGGTACTGAATTAAATGAGCTTGAAAGAATTAAAGAAAATAATAAAAAATATGGAAAAAAAATTAACAAAACAGTTTGATTAGGTACTATTTTAATAATTTTTGCTAATTTCTTAGGTTGAATTTTACCTGGTATAATAACTATTTCGATTATTTTAATCTACAATGATACTTATACACTTGCTCAAATATCATCTTTAATAATTCCATTTATATCAACAGTTACAATTTTAACTGGAGCAATGTTTTTAATTCCAATTATTTTAAGGTCTTTATCTGTTTCGATGAATTGTAATTGAAGATTAAATTATATATATACTCAAAAAAGCATTATTAAATATGTCGAAGAACCAATAAAAATAGATAAAATAGATAAAATAGAGTTAAAAGATATTGAATTTATATATCCAGAGTCACCAGAAAAAGTAATATTACCAAAAACAACATTAACATTTGAGAGGGGTAAAAGTTATGCTTTTGTTGGTGAAACTGGAAGTGGGAAATCAACAATAGCTAAGGTCTTATTGAGATTTTATGACCCGTCTCAAGGTCAAGTTCTAGTGAATGGAATTGATTTAAAAGAAGTTGATATGCCTAGTTATTTGGATAAGATTGGTTATGTTGAACAAGAACCTCAAATATTGTATGGAACTGTTATGGATAATATTAGATATGCTAAATTTAATGCAACTGATGACGAGGTAATTGAAGCTGCTAAAAAAGCAAGTCTACATAACTTTATTATGACTTTATCTGATAAATACGATACCATACTTGGTGAACGTGGATTTATTTTCAGTGGTGGTCAAAAACAACGTTTAGTAATTGCAAGAATGTTCTTAAAAAATCCAGAACTATTAATTTTAGATGAAGCAACAAGTGCTTTAGATAATATTGTTGAAAAAGAAGTACAAGCACAACTAGATAAGTTAATTGTAGGAAGAACAACTATAGTAATTGCACATAGATTATCTACTATTAGAGATTGCGATCAAATAGTGGTATTGGGTGGTAATGCTGGTGGTATTGTACAAATAGGTTCATTTGATGAGTTAATTAAACAAAAAGGTCGTTTTAATGATTTATATAATGCTGGTTTAATGGGATAG
- a CDS encoding MurR/RpiR family transcriptional regulator: protein MIKNIFNQINQIAKHSENISFKVIAEFIVNNFESLDNYTIFDVSKLTNTSASTITRFCKKIGLTGYKSLYWTIQTHKKIVEEQNETPYEEVQCKLTNLINNTVNSAASYSKNRIEKIVNLIYKAKNVYLFGEGNDSFLIELFINWVIKINLKTFYVPDIICQKSYAEIMRNDDIAIVISYSLNNPDYQSMIEKLNAKNINIITITNNDNSQLIKNKNLILKLPLNESINKTNEESYFSVLYYLRIIYYKLIELNKNNFSIDKLCIN, encoded by the coding sequence ATGATAAAAAATATCTTTAATCAAATTAATCAAATAGCAAAACATTCAGAGAATATTAGTTTCAAAGTAATAGCAGAATTTATTGTAAATAATTTTGAAAGCTTAGATAACTATACTATATTTGATGTTTCAAAATTAACAAACACTAGTGCTTCAACTATAACAAGATTTTGTAAAAAAATAGGCTTAACTGGGTATAAAAGTTTATATTGAACAATACAAACCCATAAAAAAATAGTAGAAGAACAAAATGAAACTCCTTATGAGGAGGTTCAATGTAAATTAACTAATTTAATAAACAATACAGTTAATAGTGCAGCATCATATTCTAAAAATAGAATAGAAAAAATTGTAAACTTAATTTATAAAGCAAAGAACGTATATTTATTTGGAGAAGGAAATGACTCATTTTTAATAGAATTATTTATTAATTGAGTTATAAAAATAAATCTTAAGACATTTTATGTACCAGACATAATATGTCAAAAATCTTATGCAGAAATTATGAGAAACGATGATATTGCAATTGTCATTTCTTATTCATTAAATAACCCCGATTATCAATCAATGATAGAAAAATTAAATGCAAAAAATATCAATATAATAACAATTACAAATAATGATAATAGTCAATTAATAAAAAATAAAAATTTAATATTAAAACTTCCTTTAAACGAATCGATTAACAAAACTAATGAAGAAAGTTATTTCTCAGTATTATACTATTTAAGAATTATATATTATAAATTAATTGAGTTAAATAAAAATAATTTTTCTATTGATAAACTATGTATAAATTAA
- a CDS encoding MupG family TIM beta-alpha barrel fold protein, with protein sequence MRNKYLGISVYPEHFTEQETINYLKTCYEAGFRKVFLSILQLGEEPEKDLLEYYERIILLAHDMGYYTVVDISDVTLKMYKITDNELAFFKTKGIDCIRLDAPFLAQKVAQTTYQDLDIQINASNNDHFITNICDFMPNKDRLFGCHNFYPLANSALSDRLFLESTKKFRDLDIEVSCFVGSDYGKKGPQKFDVSKLVSCESYRNLKIKNQIKLALSTNLFESIYVGNQPLSNEEIKSIRELKFDNVFEFDIKLEKNIADYELDIINFNNHFWRGDANESFIRSTQPRVVFKNDIMPNNLNNKYNYGDVCIINSNNKHYQKEVLIVLKDNYIDFKDSVNKIGTISKDDLLLLKNIKPWNKFRFNIIK encoded by the coding sequence ATGAGGAATAAATATCTTGGTATTTCAGTATACCCAGAACATTTTACTGAACAAGAAACAATCAATTATCTTAAAACTTGTTATGAGGCAGGTTTTAGAAAAGTATTTTTATCGATCTTACAGTTGGGAGAAGAGCCTGAAAAAGACTTATTAGAATATTATGAAAGAATTATTTTACTAGCCCATGATATGGGCTATTATACAGTAGTAGATATTTCTGATGTAACATTGAAAATGTATAAAATAACTGATAATGAATTAGCTTTTTTTAAAACTAAAGGTATTGATTGTATTAGGTTGGATGCACCTTTTCTTGCACAAAAAGTTGCACAAACAACATACCAAGATTTGGATATACAAATTAACGCAAGTAATAATGATCACTTTATAACAAATATTTGTGACTTTATGCCAAATAAAGATAGATTATTTGGTTGTCATAATTTTTATCCATTGGCAAATAGCGCACTATCTGATCGCTTATTTTTAGAGTCAACTAAAAAATTTAGAGACTTAGACATAGAAGTTAGTTGCTTTGTTGGATCAGATTATGGTAAAAAAGGACCACAAAAATTTGATGTCAGTAAATTAGTAAGTTGCGAAAGTTATCGTAACTTAAAAATTAAAAATCAAATAAAACTTGCATTATCAACAAATTTATTTGAATCAATTTATGTCGGGAATCAACCATTAAGCAATGAAGAAATTAAAAGTATTAGAGAATTGAAGTTTGATAACGTTTTCGAATTTGATATCAAACTAGAAAAAAATATTGCTGATTATGAATTGGATATTATAAATTTTAACAATCATTTCTGAAGAGGGGACGCTAACGAAAGTTTCATACGTTCTACTCAACCGAGAGTGGTATTTAAAAATGATATTATGCCAAATAACTTAAATAATAAATATAACTATGGAGATGTTTGTATAATTAACTCCAACAATAAACATTATCAGAAAGAAGTTTTAATTGTACTTAAAGATAATTATATAGATTTTAAAGATAGCGTTAATAAAATTGGTACGATATCAAAAGATGATTTACTACTCTTGAAAAATATTAAACCTTGAAATAAATTCAGATTTAATATCATCAAATAA